From Lysobacter silvisoli, the proteins below share one genomic window:
- a CDS encoding SDR family NAD(P)-dependent oxidoreductase — MNASAPMSANNDYPIGEFRSVFHGSEPFLADHVIQGQKILPGMAYLEIARAAVAASAPPGDDAMLVLSDSVFVNALTVTGKRTVTVRVYPGSAGQFGVEVSTEQGVHFQTRVSVQKTSECLVAKGYAPVLDIARLRAEITRPGPSKAAFYQTFRKRGVELGPSHRGVEEILLDGKGEGLATIRLPGSSARGMMMDAGALDSIIQSGLGLVDNPEANVVPFAVINTLVVGALTDTMIVHIRQRPDGMHYVAADEHGKVRVIIEGFQTREIDLHAKQDRLSFYRPVWKQVPPPPADDLAVQVVEARDDYAATTKAVLAAAQSLASAKHTRSALELHLTEPDRATRGLWAALKTVSIEHSQIDVRLRSGDAYLALSYEDADADIAGEFAWRDGTTALISGGLGALGLLVAQDIAERTTGSTLILLGRRTPDEAETARIEALRASGANVVHRCCDIAQIDEIEKIVAEYPGIDVVVHAAGLIDDALVIHKTAEAIDRVFAPKVQGIENLDRATAGCPLELFIAFSSVAGALGNAGQFDYAAANGYMDTYIEARSARVRAQQARGRSIGINWPLWEEGAMRIDDASRETLARAYAIKPLPSAEGLKALRLAIASPHANLLPLYGQKSAQAALFAPPKAVAVDARPQPPSVELDKLQREILQEMRLQTAQHLKMKPNQISETEDWTNFGFDSILISSFVSHLNNVYDLNLMPTAMFEASNLLRFSQFLADNHAAEMSRKFARNGAVAAAPAASVPTQLPTRPATDTVSAGAAVSQFARRFREAYRNRSSYREEDVAVVGMSCRIAGANTPDEFWRMLDEARDMISEIPPDRWDWRDYAGVSRWGSFIPGIKEFDPLFFGISPAEAMYMSPEQRLMMQSVWECIEDAGYGGDSLKGTNTGIYVGCGPSSYTTMMSHLPIEAYSVTGTLSSVGPNRISYHMDWHGPSNPIDTACSSSLVAVHRAIEAIRAGHCEVAIVGGVNALLSPDVYISFTKSGMLCEDGRCKTFSDKANGYVRGEGVGMLMLKSLRSAQRDGDDIYAVIKGAAENHGGRTTSLTAPNPNAQAAVIKRAIEDAGIDFQRVGYIECHGTGTELGDPVEISGLKTVARELLDADAAAEKQVAAPCYLGSIKSNIGHLEYGAGVAGMIKLILQIRHKKIAKSLHCDAISPLIDLKRTPYKVAQQAVDWEVAAGQTRIGGVSSFGFGGVNAHVIIEEYVDPRSGQESDDADQEQLLVFSARNAEILHATLQAYPEFLARTDRSTATLRRIAQTLQTGRTGMQERVAFVARSIDEFDELLRGFLEEKDDFYHRKVYRGSSKAGTGDKLDIGDTQAGQEFMRRLVETGELGKIAELWVTGAKLDWRILRS, encoded by the coding sequence ATGAACGCCTCTGCACCGATGAGCGCAAACAACGACTATCCCATCGGCGAATTCCGCTCGGTGTTCCATGGCTCGGAACCGTTCCTTGCCGACCACGTCATTCAGGGGCAGAAGATCCTGCCGGGCATGGCGTATCTCGAGATCGCCCGTGCCGCGGTCGCGGCGTCGGCGCCCCCTGGCGATGACGCCATGCTCGTGCTGAGCGACAGCGTATTCGTCAATGCATTGACGGTGACCGGCAAGCGAACGGTCACGGTGCGCGTGTATCCGGGCAGTGCGGGGCAGTTCGGCGTCGAAGTGAGCACCGAGCAGGGCGTTCATTTCCAGACCCGCGTGTCGGTGCAGAAGACGTCCGAGTGCCTGGTCGCCAAGGGCTATGCGCCCGTGCTGGATATCGCCCGGTTGCGCGCAGAGATCACGCGCCCCGGTCCGTCGAAAGCGGCGTTCTACCAGACCTTCAGGAAGCGCGGCGTCGAACTGGGCCCGTCCCACCGCGGCGTCGAGGAGATTTTGCTCGACGGCAAGGGCGAAGGCTTGGCCACGATCCGCCTGCCGGGCTCCTCCGCTCGCGGCATGATGATGGACGCCGGCGCGCTCGACAGCATCATCCAGAGCGGCCTCGGGCTGGTCGACAATCCCGAGGCGAACGTCGTTCCGTTCGCGGTAATCAATACCCTGGTCGTCGGCGCGCTGACGGACACGATGATCGTCCATATCCGTCAGCGCCCGGACGGCATGCACTATGTCGCCGCCGATGAGCACGGCAAGGTCCGGGTGATCATCGAAGGGTTCCAGACCCGCGAGATCGATCTGCACGCCAAGCAGGACCGTTTGAGCTTCTATCGGCCGGTGTGGAAGCAGGTGCCGCCGCCACCTGCCGACGACCTGGCGGTGCAGGTGGTGGAAGCGCGCGACGACTACGCCGCCACGACCAAGGCGGTTCTGGCGGCGGCGCAATCGCTCGCAAGCGCCAAACACACCCGCTCCGCGCTCGAACTGCACCTCACCGAGCCCGACCGCGCTACGCGCGGGCTCTGGGCCGCGTTAAAGACGGTTTCGATCGAGCATTCGCAGATCGACGTCCGCCTCAGGTCTGGAGACGCCTACCTGGCGCTGTCGTACGAGGATGCCGATGCCGATATCGCCGGCGAATTCGCATGGCGCGACGGTACCACCGCGCTGATCAGCGGCGGACTGGGTGCGCTGGGATTGCTGGTCGCGCAGGACATCGCCGAGCGCACGACGGGCAGTACCCTGATCTTGCTGGGCCGGCGCACGCCGGACGAAGCGGAAACCGCACGCATCGAAGCGCTGCGGGCATCGGGCGCGAACGTGGTTCATCGCTGCTGCGATATCGCACAGATCGATGAGATCGAAAAGATCGTCGCCGAGTATCCCGGAATCGACGTCGTGGTACATGCCGCCGGGCTCATCGACGATGCCCTGGTGATCCACAAGACCGCCGAGGCCATCGACCGGGTGTTCGCGCCGAAGGTGCAGGGCATCGAGAACCTGGATCGCGCCACGGCCGGCTGCCCGCTCGAACTGTTCATCGCCTTCTCGTCTGTGGCCGGTGCGCTCGGCAACGCCGGGCAGTTCGACTACGCGGCCGCCAACGGATATATGGACACCTATATCGAGGCGCGTTCGGCTCGCGTTCGTGCGCAGCAGGCGCGCGGCCGCTCGATCGGCATCAATTGGCCGCTCTGGGAAGAAGGCGCGATGCGGATCGACGACGCCAGCCGCGAGACCCTCGCCCGCGCCTATGCGATCAAGCCGCTGCCGAGTGCGGAGGGCTTGAAGGCGCTGCGTCTGGCCATCGCCTCGCCACACGCCAATTTGCTCCCGCTCTACGGCCAGAAGAGCGCTCAGGCAGCCTTGTTCGCGCCTCCGAAGGCCGTAGCGGTGGATGCGCGGCCGCAGCCGCCCTCGGTCGAACTCGACAAGCTGCAGCGCGAGATCCTGCAGGAGATGCGCCTGCAAACCGCGCAACACCTGAAGATGAAACCCAACCAGATCAGCGAGACCGAAGATTGGACCAATTTCGGCTTCGATTCGATTCTGATCTCGAGCTTCGTCTCGCATCTGAACAACGTCTACGACCTGAATCTGATGCCCACGGCGATGTTCGAGGCTTCGAACTTGCTGCGCTTCAGCCAGTTCCTCGCCGATAACCATGCGGCGGAGATGAGCAGGAAGTTCGCGAGGAACGGCGCGGTGGCCGCAGCTCCCGCGGCGAGCGTTCCGACGCAGCTCCCGACGCGGCCGGCGACGGATACGGTTTCGGCTGGTGCTGCCGTGTCGCAGTTCGCACGCCGGTTCCGCGAGGCCTACCGGAACCGGTCCAGCTATCGCGAGGAAGACGTCGCCGTGGTCGGCATGAGCTGCCGCATCGCCGGCGCGAACACTCCCGATGAGTTCTGGCGGATGCTGGACGAGGCCCGCGACATGATCAGCGAGATCCCGCCGGACCGGTGGGATTGGCGCGACTACGCAGGCGTCAGCCGCTGGGGTTCCTTCATTCCCGGGATCAAGGAGTTCGACCCGCTGTTCTTCGGCATCTCGCCCGCGGAAGCGATGTACATGAGCCCGGAACAACGGCTGATGATGCAATCGGTCTGGGAATGCATCGAAGACGCGGGCTACGGCGGCGACAGCCTCAAGGGCACCAACACCGGCATCTATGTGGGCTGCGGGCCTAGCAGCTACACCACCATGATGAGCCACCTTCCGATCGAAGCCTATTCGGTGACGGGCACTTTGTCTTCGGTGGGGCCGAACCGGATCAGCTACCACATGGACTGGCACGGCCCCAGCAATCCCATCGACACCGCCTGCAGCAGTTCGCTGGTGGCGGTGCACCGCGCCATCGAAGCCATCCGGGCAGGGCACTGCGAGGTGGCCATCGTCGGTGGCGTGAACGCACTGCTGTCGCCGGATGTGTATATCAGCTTCACCAAGTCGGGCATGTTGTGCGAGGACGGCCGCTGCAAGACCTTCTCCGACAAGGCGAACGGTTATGTGCGCGGCGAAGGCGTCGGCATGCTGATGCTCAAGTCGCTCAGATCGGCCCAGCGCGACGGCGACGACATCTACGCCGTGATCAAGGGCGCGGCCGAGAATCACGGCGGGCGAACGACGTCGCTCACCGCGCCGAATCCCAACGCGCAGGCCGCGGTGATCAAGCGGGCGATCGAGGACGCCGGGATCGACTTCCAGCGTGTCGGTTACATCGAATGCCATGGCACCGGCACCGAGCTCGGCGATCCGGTCGAGATCAGCGGATTGAAGACCGTAGCCAGGGAGCTCCTGGACGCCGATGCCGCCGCCGAAAAGCAGGTCGCCGCGCCCTGTTACCTCGGCAGCATCAAGTCCAACATCGGCCACCTGGAGTACGGCGCGGGCGTCGCCGGCATGATCAAGCTGATCCTGCAGATCCGCCACAAGAAGATCGCCAAGAGCCTGCACTGCGACGCGATCAGCCCGTTGATCGACCTCAAGCGCACCCCGTACAAGGTCGCGCAGCAAGCGGTCGACTGGGAGGTTGCGGCCGGACAGACGCGCATAGGCGGGGTCAGCAGCTTCGGCTTCGGCGGGGTGAACGCCCACGTAATCATCGAGGAGTACGTCGACCCCAGGTCCGGCCAGGAATCGGACGATGCCGACCAGGAGCAGTTGCTGGTGTTCTCGGCACGCAACGCGGAAATCCTGCACGCGACCCTGCAGGCCTATCCCGAATTCCTGGCCAGGACCGACCGAAGTACGGCCACGCTGCGGCGCATCGCCCAGACCCTGCAGACCGGCCGGACCGGCATGCAGGAGCGGGTGGCCTTCGTCGCCCGTTCGATCGACGAGTTCGACGAGCTGCTGCGGGGGTTCCTGGAGGAAAAGGACGATTTCTACCATCGCAAGGTCTACCGCGGATCCAGCAAGGCGGGAACGGGCGACAAGCTCGATATCGGCGACACCCAGGCAGGTCAGGAATTCATGCGCCGGCTGGTCGAAACCGGCGAGCTCGGGAAGATCGCGGAACTTTGGGTCACGGGCGCGAAGCTGGACTGGCGGATCCTGCGCTCGTAA
- a CDS encoding acyltransferase domain-containing protein yields the protein MRLPLVFMFSGQGSQYHQMGRELYDRHPRFRLWMDHCDEIAEPLIGGSLCDLLYRKGDKGQPFDRLLHTSPALVAFEFSLARVLIEEGARPDYLLGYSLGELTAAIIGGALTIEQGIGFAADYARLVEAESPPATMLAVVGVSDVEMRYAGLLADCWVTARNFERHLVVTGPVDAIAPLRAALTGDGVVHQVLAVKYGFHTGMHAALEAPFKALAEKVDFAPLRTPMVSCLDGSVHDGESDQREWSQRLWATFRRPVEFGATVRGLLDRGDFHFLDVGPSGTLATFVKYLLPVGSASTFGDVINNFGRDERTYRDALQRLGLSDVSSTAYRQASAAHSSGRASA from the coding sequence ATGCGCCTTCCTCTCGTCTTCATGTTCTCCGGGCAGGGCTCGCAGTACCACCAGATGGGACGCGAGCTGTACGACCGGCATCCCAGGTTCCGCCTGTGGATGGATCACTGCGACGAAATCGCCGAGCCGCTGATCGGCGGCTCGCTGTGCGACTTGCTGTACCGCAAAGGCGACAAAGGCCAGCCGTTCGACCGTCTGCTGCACACCAGTCCGGCGCTGGTGGCATTCGAATTCAGCCTGGCGCGGGTGTTGATCGAAGAGGGCGCCCGGCCGGACTACCTGCTCGGCTACAGTCTGGGCGAACTCACCGCCGCGATCATCGGCGGAGCATTGACCATCGAGCAGGGCATCGGCTTCGCTGCCGATTACGCCCGGCTGGTCGAAGCCGAAAGTCCGCCGGCGACCATGCTGGCGGTGGTCGGCGTGTCCGACGTCGAAATGCGCTATGCCGGCCTGCTCGCAGATTGCTGGGTGACCGCGCGCAACTTCGAGCGGCATCTGGTCGTGACCGGACCGGTCGATGCGATCGCGCCGCTGCGCGCGGCGCTGACCGGTGACGGCGTGGTCCATCAAGTGCTGGCGGTCAAGTACGGATTCCATACCGGCATGCATGCGGCGCTCGAAGCGCCGTTCAAGGCGCTGGCGGAGAAAGTGGACTTCGCGCCGCTGCGCACGCCGATGGTGTCGTGTCTGGACGGAAGCGTGCACGACGGCGAAAGCGATCAGAGGGAATGGTCGCAGCGTCTGTGGGCCACGTTCCGCCGGCCGGTGGAGTTCGGCGCCACGGTACGTGGCCTGCTCGATCGGGGCGATTTCCACTTCCTGGACGTAGGCCCCAGCGGCACGCTTGCGACCTTCGTCAAGTACCTGCTGCCGGTCGGGAGCGCGTCGACATTCGGCGACGTGATCAATAATTTCGGCAGGGACGAGCGCACCTATCGCGACGCGCTGCAGCGGCTGGGCTTGAGCGACGTCTCCAGCACCGCGTACCGGCAGGCTAGCGCCGCGCATTCCTCGGGGAGGGCGTCGGCTTGA
- the fabD gene encoding ACP S-malonyltransferase — translation MKTYMFPGQGSQARGMGGDLFDAFPELTAKADEVLGYSIKELCLEDPRRELGKTQFTQPALYVVNALSYYKRIQDTGEIPDYLAGHSLGEFNALLAAECFDFETGLKLVKKRGELMSEADQGAMAAIVNASRDQIEALLREKGLANVDIANYNTPLQIVISGPTADIAACQDIFQFDRVMYVPLNTSGAFHSRLMLPAKRKFEAFLKKRKFSKPKIPVIANLTAQPYPDAAVVEYLSKQISSTVLWSDTIHHLMSLSDAMEFVEIGHGDVLAKMILKIKQIAAKSAAEQAPPPAPVEKKSETPNPAAVVSAAPSAIAATGSAQTESNSGQRDDRFALAEQKVAAWNSRHPVGTGVKSTVAAHGALITRTPAVVLFGHRAAVYMEGYNGYFDLDELSLDQTSAA, via the coding sequence ATGAAGACCTACATGTTTCCCGGGCAGGGATCGCAGGCGCGCGGCATGGGCGGGGACCTGTTCGATGCGTTTCCGGAGCTGACCGCGAAGGCCGATGAGGTGCTCGGATACTCCATCAAGGAACTGTGTCTGGAGGATCCCCGACGCGAACTGGGCAAGACCCAGTTCACCCAGCCGGCGTTGTATGTGGTCAACGCGCTGTCCTATTACAAGCGGATCCAGGACACGGGCGAGATCCCCGATTACCTCGCCGGCCACAGCCTGGGCGAGTTCAACGCGCTGCTTGCGGCCGAGTGCTTCGACTTCGAGACCGGACTGAAGCTGGTCAAGAAGCGTGGCGAGTTGATGAGCGAAGCCGATCAGGGTGCGATGGCCGCCATCGTCAACGCCTCCCGCGACCAGATCGAAGCTTTGCTCAGGGAAAAAGGCCTGGCAAACGTCGATATCGCCAACTACAACACGCCGCTGCAGATCGTCATCTCCGGCCCCACCGCCGACATCGCCGCTTGCCAGGACATCTTCCAGTTCGACCGGGTGATGTACGTTCCGCTCAATACCAGCGGCGCGTTCCATTCGCGTCTGATGCTCCCTGCAAAGCGGAAGTTCGAGGCCTTTCTAAAGAAGCGCAAGTTCTCGAAGCCGAAGATTCCGGTGATCGCGAACCTGACGGCGCAGCCGTACCCGGACGCGGCCGTGGTCGAGTACCTGTCGAAGCAGATCTCCAGCACGGTGCTGTGGAGCGACACGATCCACCATCTCATGTCGCTGTCGGATGCGATGGAGTTCGTCGAGATCGGCCACGGCGACGTGCTCGCGAAGATGATCCTGAAGATCAAGCAGATCGCCGCGAAATCTGCCGCGGAGCAGGCGCCGCCCCCGGCACCGGTGGAGAAGAAATCGGAAACTCCGAACCCGGCGGCTGTCGTTTCGGCGGCACCGAGCGCCATCGCTGCGACCGGCAGCGCACAGACCGAATCGAATAGCGGCCAGCGCGACGATCGCTTCGCGCTCGCGGAGCAGAAGGTCGCCGCGTGGAACAGTCGCCACCCCGTCGGCACCGGTGTGAAGTCGACGGTAGCCGCGCACGGGGCGCTGATCACGCGCACCCCGGCCGTGGTGCTGTTCGGCCATCGCGCGGCGGTCTACATGGAGGGCTACAACGGCTACTTCGACCTCGACGAGCTTTCGCTCGACCAAACTTCGGCCGCCTAA
- a CDS encoding beta-ketoacyl synthase N-terminal-like domain-containing protein codes for MHAAESAPIVVSGIGVTASIGQGRRAFADALLAGEHRFAAMRRPGRQKPASDGDVAPAFIGAEIADLRMPDAVAAAKLRNLSWSAQVALATLQEAWDDAELDDVDPRRIGLIVGGSNFQQRELALTQAKYQHQPEFLRPTHAMTFMDTDLCGVCSETFGIRGLAITVGGASASGQLAAIQAIEAVRSGQVDVCIALGALMDLSYFECQAFRSLGAMGSDRYAHQPELACRPFDRDRDGFIFGEACGAIVVRRAADATRTPYAELKGWAMAWDANRNPNPSLEGETAVIRGALARAGLSADAIDYVNPHGTASVVGDETELAALRACGLDRAHLNSTKSLVGHGLSAAGMVELIAVMLQMQAGRLHPSRNLDSPIDAGFRWVGATAIDHVVERALNMSMGFGGINTAICLQRS; via the coding sequence ATGCACGCCGCTGAATCCGCTCCCATCGTCGTCTCCGGAATCGGCGTTACCGCGTCGATCGGTCAAGGCCGTCGCGCGTTCGCCGATGCGCTGCTGGCCGGCGAGCACCGGTTCGCGGCGATGCGGCGCCCCGGACGGCAAAAGCCGGCCTCGGACGGTGACGTCGCCCCGGCATTCATCGGCGCGGAGATCGCCGATCTGCGCATGCCAGATGCCGTCGCCGCTGCGAAGCTGCGCAACTTGTCCTGGTCCGCTCAGGTAGCGCTCGCGACCCTGCAAGAAGCATGGGATGACGCCGAGCTCGATGATGTCGATCCACGCCGGATCGGCCTGATCGTCGGCGGGTCGAACTTCCAGCAGCGCGAACTGGCGCTCACTCAGGCCAAGTATCAGCACCAGCCCGAGTTCCTGCGTCCGACCCACGCGATGACGTTCATGGACACCGATCTGTGCGGCGTGTGCAGCGAAACCTTCGGCATCCGCGGCCTGGCCATCACCGTCGGTGGCGCGTCCGCAAGCGGGCAGCTGGCAGCGATACAGGCGATCGAAGCCGTGCGTTCCGGCCAGGTCGATGTCTGCATAGCGCTGGGCGCACTGATGGATCTTTCGTACTTCGAATGCCAGGCGTTCCGTTCCCTGGGCGCGATGGGATCGGACCGCTACGCCCACCAGCCCGAGTTGGCCTGCAGGCCGTTCGACCGCGACCGCGATGGCTTCATCTTCGGCGAAGCCTGCGGAGCGATCGTCGTGCGCCGCGCCGCCGACGCGACGCGCACGCCTTATGCCGAACTCAAGGGCTGGGCGATGGCCTGGGACGCCAACCGCAACCCCAATCCCTCGCTCGAAGGCGAAACCGCCGTGATTCGTGGCGCATTGGCGAGGGCAGGGCTCTCCGCGGATGCGATCGACTATGTCAATCCGCACGGCACCGCATCGGTGGTCGGCGACGAGACCGAGCTGGCCGCGCTGCGCGCCTGTGGCCTGGATCGCGCCCACCTCAATTCGACCAAATCGCTGGTGGGGCATGGGCTTAGCGCGGCCGGCATGGTCGAACTGATCGCCGTGATGCTGCAGATGCAGGCGGGGCGCCTGCATCCGTCGCGCAATCTGGACAGCCCCATCGATGCGGGGTTCCGCTGGGTGGGGGCGACCGCCATCGATCACGTCGTCGAGCGCGCGCTCAACATGAGCATGGGCTTCGGCGGCATCAACACGGCGATCTGCCTGCAGCGCAGCTGA
- a CDS encoding polyketide synthase, translated as MSAEKVVDLQFVAPQVVQIRMQDRTSKNTFSEALTEGLMGAFAQVERLPDCKVVVLTGYDNYFASGGTQEQLMNLSEGRGAFTDRAIYGLPLHCPVPVISAMQGHGIGGGFVLGMFADLVVLGRENIYTTNFMRYGFTPGMGATFILPQKLGLALATEMMLSANNYRGEELQQRGIPFPVVPRDRVLTHALELAQTLAEKPRVSLVAFKDHLSAPLRQALPATIAQEVEMHAVTFAQPEVRAKIATLFGA; from the coding sequence GTGAGCGCCGAGAAAGTCGTCGACCTGCAGTTCGTCGCCCCGCAGGTCGTTCAGATCAGGATGCAGGACCGTACGAGCAAGAACACCTTTTCCGAGGCGCTCACCGAGGGGCTGATGGGCGCGTTCGCGCAGGTCGAACGCCTGCCGGACTGCAAGGTCGTGGTGCTGACCGGCTACGACAACTACTTCGCCAGCGGCGGCACCCAGGAGCAACTGATGAATCTGTCGGAGGGCCGTGGCGCGTTCACCGACAGGGCGATCTACGGCTTGCCGTTGCATTGCCCGGTGCCGGTGATCTCCGCGATGCAGGGGCACGGCATCGGCGGCGGATTCGTGCTGGGCATGTTCGCCGACCTGGTGGTGCTGGGGAGAGAGAACATCTACACCACCAACTTCATGCGTTACGGCTTCACTCCGGGCATGGGCGCGACTTTCATCCTTCCGCAAAAGCTGGGCTTGGCCCTTGCTACGGAAATGATGCTTTCGGCGAACAACTACCGGGGTGAGGAACTACAGCAGCGCGGAATTCCGTTTCCGGTGGTGCCGCGCGACCGGGTCCTGACGCATGCGCTGGAGCTGGCGCAGACGCTGGCCGAGAAGCCTCGCGTTTCGCTGGTCGCGTTCAAGGACCATCTGAGCGCGCCGCTGCGGCAGGCGCTGCCGGCCACCATCGCGCAGGAGGTCGAAATGCATGCCGTGACTTTTGCCCAACCCGAGGTGAGGGCAAAGATCGCCACGCTGTTCGGCGCATGA
- a CDS encoding enoyl-CoA hydratase/isomerase: MDGRPLDHAELTALRMRFDDDIAYLQIHRPDANNAINDRLIAEFGWALDACETRAKIVVVEGLPEVFCFGADFAELQASFDGGGVPQQNPGPLYDVWRRLATGPYVSIAHVRGKANAGGIGFVAACDIVLADSAAVFSLSELLFGLMPACVLPFLVRRIGFARANAMTLSTQPVAVQVAREWGLVDAYEDNSDNLLRKHLLRLRRLNKTSVARYKRYMSAIETSIGTAEPLALAANRDVFSDVENLQRISRYVKTGQFPWEGAA; encoded by the coding sequence ATGGACGGCCGCCCTCTGGACCACGCCGAACTCACCGCGTTGCGCATGCGTTTCGACGACGACATCGCGTATCTGCAGATCCACAGGCCCGATGCGAACAACGCGATCAACGACCGCCTGATCGCCGAGTTCGGGTGGGCCCTGGATGCGTGCGAGACGCGCGCGAAGATCGTCGTGGTCGAGGGCTTGCCTGAAGTCTTCTGCTTCGGCGCGGATTTCGCCGAGCTGCAGGCCAGTTTCGACGGCGGCGGCGTGCCGCAGCAGAACCCAGGACCGCTGTACGACGTCTGGCGGCGCCTGGCGACCGGGCCATACGTGTCCATCGCCCATGTCCGCGGCAAGGCCAATGCCGGCGGCATCGGCTTCGTCGCGGCCTGCGACATCGTGCTCGCCGACTCGGCGGCGGTGTTCAGTCTCTCCGAGCTGCTGTTCGGACTGATGCCGGCCTGCGTGCTGCCGTTCCTGGTGCGGAGGATCGGCTTCGCGAGGGCCAACGCCATGACCTTGTCGACTCAGCCGGTTGCGGTACAGGTGGCGCGGGAGTGGGGGCTGGTCGACGCCTACGAGGACAACAGCGACAACCTGCTGCGCAAGCATCTGCTGCGTCTGCGCAGGCTCAACAAGACCAGCGTTGCGCGCTACAAGCGCTACATGAGCGCAATCGAAACTTCCATCGGCACGGCCGAGCCACTGGCGCTGGCCGCGAATCGCGACGTGTTCTCCGATGTCGAGAACCTGCAAAGGATATCGCGCTACGTCAAGACCGGCCAGTTTCCGTGGGAGGGAGCCGCGTGA
- a CDS encoding acyl carrier protein, producing the protein MNLEDVFAIIVGHTREVVPGLDDYAFQFTDSLRELGANSIDRSEVVMLALESLSLKAPMIDFARAENMGELATLLHAKL; encoded by the coding sequence ATGAACCTTGAAGACGTTTTCGCCATCATCGTCGGCCATACCCGGGAGGTCGTGCCTGGGCTGGACGACTATGCATTCCAGTTCACGGATTCCCTGCGCGAACTTGGCGCCAACTCGATCGACCGCTCCGAAGTCGTGATGCTGGCGCTGGAATCGCTGTCGCTGAAAGCGCCGATGATCGATTTCGCCAGGGCCGAGAACATGGGCGAACTGGCAACCCTGCTGCACGCCAAGCTCTGA
- a CDS encoding hydroxymethylglutaryl-CoA synthase family protein, which produces MKAVGIEAMNVFAGTAFLDVRKLAEHRGLDTTRFENLLMKEKTVALPYEDPITFAVNAAKPIVDALSPEERDRIEMVITCTESAFDFGKSMSTYCHSLLGLNRNCRLFEIKNACYSGAAGIQMAVNFVLSQASPGAKALVLATDISRFMVEEGGDALTADWSFAEPSNGSGAVAMLISDQPHIFQVDVGANGYYGYEVMDTCRPTVDGDAGDSDLSLLSYLDCCENAFLEYKKRVPDADFADTFTYLAYHCPFGGMIKGAHRNMMRKMARAKPQEIEDDFQRRVTPGMIHCQRVANIMGATTALAIASTIDHGDFETPKRIGAFSYGSGCCSEFFSGVVRKEGQQRLRAMGIQAHLDRRIELTMEEYDRLLVGSNAVRFGTRNVVLDAGFISRARSAMDKPVLFLKEIKEFHREYEWVG; this is translated from the coding sequence ATGAAAGCAGTGGGTATTGAAGCAATGAACGTGTTCGCCGGCACGGCCTTCCTGGACGTCAGGAAGCTGGCCGAGCATCGCGGACTCGACACCACCCGGTTCGAGAACCTGCTGATGAAGGAGAAGACGGTTGCGCTGCCGTACGAAGACCCGATCACCTTCGCGGTCAACGCCGCCAAGCCCATCGTCGATGCGTTGAGTCCCGAGGAACGGGACCGCATCGAGATGGTGATCACCTGTACCGAATCGGCGTTCGATTTCGGCAAATCGATGAGCACGTACTGCCACTCGCTGCTAGGGCTGAACCGCAACTGCCGCCTGTTCGAGATCAAGAACGCCTGCTATTCCGGCGCCGCCGGCATCCAGATGGCAGTGAACTTCGTGCTGTCGCAGGCTTCGCCGGGCGCCAAGGCGCTGGTGCTCGCTACCGACATCTCACGCTTCATGGTCGAGGAGGGCGGCGACGCGCTGACCGCCGACTGGTCGTTCGCCGAGCCCAGCAACGGTTCCGGCGCGGTGGCCATGCTGATCAGCGACCAGCCGCACATCTTCCAGGTCGACGTCGGCGCCAACGGTTATTACGGCTACGAGGTCATGGACACCTGCCGGCCCACGGTCGACGGCGACGCCGGCGATTCGGACCTGTCCCTGCTGTCCTATCTGGACTGCTGCGAGAACGCCTTCCTGGAGTACAAGAAGCGCGTCCCGGACGCGGACTTCGCCGACACCTTCACTTACCTGGCCTATCACTGCCCGTTCGGCGGCATGATCAAGGGCGCGCACCGCAACATGATGCGCAAGATGGCACGGGCCAAGCCGCAGGAGATCGAGGACGACTTCCAGCGCCGCGTCACCCCGGGCATGATCCACTGCCAGCGCGTGGCCAACATCATGGGCGCGACCACGGCGCTTGCGATCGCCAGCACCATCGACCACGGCGATTTCGAAACGCCCAAGCGCATCGGCGCCTTCTCCTACGGCTCCGGCTGCTGCTCCGAGTTCTTCAGCGGCGTGGTCCGCAAGGAAGGCCAGCAGCGCTTGCGCGCAATGGGCATCCAGGCCCATCTCGACCGGCGCATCGAACTGACGATGGAAGAGTACGACCGTCTGCTGGTCGGCAGCAACGCCGTGCGGTTCGGCACCCGCAACGTCGTGCTCGATGCCGGCTTCATCTCCCGCGCCCGCAGTGCGATGGACAAGCCGGTGCTGTTCCTGAAGGAGATCAAGGAGTTCCACCGCGAATACGAGTGGGTGGGCTGA